From the genome of Bombus huntii isolate Logan2020A chromosome 14, iyBomHunt1.1, whole genome shotgun sequence, one region includes:
- the LOC126873549 gene encoding uncharacterized protein LOC126873549 isoform X7: MFLESNWTWLAERWGNMADLAERVDDLICSFDSAGDTTMDTLSMLIFGWMLFGLVVLCVGKYVYNRFVLNELGSGAIVTAKDGHIVHGDSVGVSGGAGAGGAAGGGGTAGGGGGGGGSGGKLLSLGKQKIVSSGSVSLGAGAGGGGSAGSGSHAAAPHPSGGGTSSTSGIGSSPSSYVPPTPPVRKRLTRKSSGVLISPARSSKSLNLPTATGADPDAVRWVNEIIVWLYSDPAILDQLLAAWVASLNDFTSNSVDEHGVGVEFVRVLPETHPPNLSNIFCECDSKDDVTITCDCEATPALQLKASRRKADKLEISHYRVNVNRFRARLNVICITEKLLLDLKCDGWPDVKVSLAQVGTIKKDLDESQLQEVVTEIVIGALRGTNVHLNLFQYPSCPRLWREPATTQHSFSMPMHYDNVTTSSDSLQASRQRLQTQSPTPTQNQYIASDRRLLVKVVKATELGGEQGALEPYCVVELDEPPQKNQTSVKKDARNPLWDEAFLFDVNRNTSEVLLEVYDRVNKSQRFLGLGIVGIDELLANPSQRQIIPLQNRPYEEEDITGTLTVEFLFIEGAEVPQIGSKPYKVKETIKPVSPTPRTYTPTNLISDNSLNYNNDYLTNGNVVDSPYRTGQSNGNKGTLIVHSQQRQPERQVVKHGPKDTSVTSGPESTPNSSNSEERGRTRRKRRDFFGTIKKRLSRSKTRSRSVGPEGDANHEDQHSRSISADRARDPGSVRLSIPGREEHSRRSSLSEASGISGASTRTYVNEASTLVLETLENGIKKHYLVPLSLAQKSKWRKKGTKLHIFNDHTFIAKHMAGGTVCEVCKRTLARRLGKQGYECRDCQMKCHKHCHVKVDITCPTSTIQSIELTCIKNVQRPERRSISRLC, encoded by the exons atgtTTTTGGAATCCAATTGGACTTGGTTGGCCGAACGATGGGGCAATATGGCCGACTTGGCCGAGCGGGTGGACGATCTGATATGCAGTTTCGACTCAGCTGGTGATACGACCATGGATACCTTATCGATGCTGATATTTGGCTGGATGTTGTTCGGATTAGTGGTACTGTGTGTCGGCAAATACGTTTACAATCGATTCGTTTTAAACGAGCTCGGTTCTGGGGCAATAGTTACCGCCAAGGACGGCCATATCGTTCACGGTGATAGCGTCGGTGTCAGTGGTGGTGCTGGTGCTGGTGGTGCTGCTGGTGGTGGTGGTACTGCCGGTGGTGGAGGTGGTGGCGGCGGTAGTGGAGGCAAGTTACTTTCGCTTGGCAAGCAAAAAATCGTTTCATCGGGTTCGGTATCCTTGGGGGCCGGGGCAGGTGGTGGCGGCAGCGCCGGTTCCGGATCGCACGCAGCTGCCCCTCATCCTTCCGGTGGCGGTACCAGTTCGACTTCCGGTATCGGCTCGTCGCCGTCCTCTTACGTCCCACCGACGCCTCCTGTACGCAAACGTCTCACCAGAAAGTCGTCCGGTGTTCTCATCAGCCCCGCGAGAAGTAGCAAAAGTTTGAATTTGCCGACCGCCACTGGGGCCGACCCGGATGCCGTACGCTGGGTCAACGAGATCATCGTTTGGCTCTACTCAGATCCAGCGATTTTGGACCAACTCCTGGCTGCTTGGGTCGCGTCTCTCAATGATTTTACCAGCAACTCCGTCGACGAG CACGGAGTCGGAGTCGAGTTCGTTCGAGTTTTACCCGAAACACATCCGCCGAATCTCTCTAACATCTTTTGCGAGTGCGACTCCAAGGATGACGTG ACGATCACGTGCGATTGCGAAGCAACTCCAGCGTTACAGTTGAAAGCGTCTCGCCGGAAAGCTGATAAACTCGAAATCAGCCACTATCGCGTAAACGTAAATCGTTTCCGTGCGCGATTAAACGTCATCTGCATCACCGAGAAGCTTCTGCTAGACTTGAAATGCGACGGCTGGCCGGAC GTGAAAGTCTCGCTGGCCCAAGTAGGCACGATAAAGAAAGATCTGGACGAGAGCCAATTGCAGGAAGTCGTAACGGAAATCGTAATAGGCGCGTTAAGGGGGACCAATGTTCATCTGAATTTGTTCCAATATCCGAGCTGTCCACGGTTATGGAGGGAACCGGCGACCACGCAACACAGCTTTTCGATGCCTATGCATTACGACAACGtg ACGACGTCGAGCGATTCGCTTCAAGCCTCCAGACAACGACTTCAAACTCAAAGTCCAACACCGACACAAAATCAATATATTGCCAGTGACAGAAGGCTGCTCGTCAAGGTGGTGAAAGCAACGGAATTAGGCGGCGAGCAGGGTGCTTTAGAACCGTATTGCGTCGTTGAATTGGACGAACCACCGCAGAAAAATCAAACGTCCGTCAAGAAGGATGCTCGAAACCCATTGTGGGACGAAGCGTTTCTATT CGACGTCAATCGTAATACGTCGGAAGTACTGCTGGAGGTCTACGATCGCGTAAATAAATCCCAACGATTCTTAGGTTTGGGTATCGTCGGTATCGACGAGTTGCTCGCAAATCCGAGTCAGAGACAGATCATACCTCTTCAAAATCGACCGTACGAAGAGGAAGATATCACCGGCACTCTGACCGTAGAG TTTCTATTCATCGAGGGCGCGGAGGTGCCTCAAATTGGGAGCAAACCTTACAAGGTGAAGGAGACGATAAAGCCGGTGTCACCGACTCCTCGTACCTACACCCCGACAAATCTCATCAGCGACAATAGTCTAAATTACAACAATG ACTATCTGACCAATGGCAACGTGGTGGATTCGCCTTACAGAACTGGACAAAGCAACGGGAACAAAGGAACTCTGATCGTGCACAGCCAGCAAAGG CAGCCAGAGCGGCAGGTGGTTAAG CATGGACCGAAAGATACGAGCGTGACCTCGGGACCAGAAAGCACGCCGAATTCTTCCAATTCCGAAG AAAGGGGTAGAACGAGAAGAAAAAGGCGAGATTTCTTTGGAACGATAAAGAAACGATTGAGTCGATCGAAGACGAGAAGCAGATCGGTCGGACCGGAAGGCGATGCAAACCACGAGGATCAACACTCCAGGTCTATATCTGCGGACAGAGCGCGTGATCCTGGCTCGG TTCGTTTATCGATACCAGGGAGGGAAGAGCATTCGAGGAGATCGAGTTTGAGCGAAGCATCCGGTATAAGCGGAGCGTCGACCAGAACTTACGTTAACGAGGCTTCCACTTTAGTTCTCGAGACCCTCGAGAATGGTATTAAAAA GCATTACCTAGTACCATTGTCGCTCGCACAAAAGAGCAAATGGCGAAAGAAAGGCACGAAGCTTCACATATTCAACGATCACACTTTCATAGCGAAACATATGGCTGG TGGAACCGTATGCGAGGTGTGTAAGCGAACGCTTGCGCGAAGATTGGGCAAGCAGGGTTACGAATGTAGAGACTGTCAAATGAAGTGTCACAAGCATTGTCACGTTAAAGTGGATATCACGTGTCCCACATCTACCATTCAGAGCATCGAACT AACGTGCATAAAGAACGTGCAACGGCCCGAGCGCAGATCGATCAGTCGGCTCTGCTGA
- the LOC126873549 gene encoding uncharacterized protein LOC126873549 isoform X5 yields the protein MFLESNWTWLAERWGNMADLAERVDDLICSFDSAGDTTMDTLSMLIFGWMLFGLVVLCVGKYVYNRFVLNELGSGAIVTAKDGHIVHGDSVGVSGGAGAGGAAGGGGTAGGGGGGGGSGGKLLSLGKQKIVSSGSVSLGAGAGGGGSAGSGSHAAAPHPSGGGTSSTSGIGSSPSSYVPPTPPVRKRLTRKSSGVLISPARSSKSLNLPTATGADPDAVRWVNEIIVWLYSDPAILDQLLAAWVASLNDFTSNSVDEHGVGVEFVRVLPETHPPNLSNIFCECDSKDDVTITCDCEATPALQLKASRRKADKLEISHYRVNVNRFRARLNVICITEKLLLDLKCDGWPDVKVSLAQVGTIKKDLDESQLQEVVTEIVIGALRGTNVHLNLFQYPSCPRLWREPATTQHSFSMPMHYDNVTTSSDSLQASRQRLQTQSPTPTQNQYIASDRRLLVKVVKATELGGEQGALEPYCVVELDEPPQKNQTSVKKDARNPLWDEAFLFDVNRNTSEVLLEVYDRVNKSQRFLGLGIVGIDELLANPSQRQIIPLQNRPYEEEDITGTLTVEFLFIEGAEVPQIGSKPYKVKETIKPVSPTPRTYTPTNLISDNSLNYNNDYLTNGNVVDSPYRTGQSNGNKGTLIVHSQQRQPERQVVKVALTESGNWQEISPEHGPKDTSVTSGPESTPNSSNSEERGRTRRKRRDFFGTIKKRLSRSKTRSRSVGPEGDANHEDQHSRSISADRARDPGSVRLSIPGREEHSRRSSLSEASGISGASTRTYVNEASTLVLETLENGIKKHYLVPLSLAQKSKWRKKGTKLHIFNDHTFIAKHMAGGTVCEVCKRTLARRLGKQGYECRDCQMKCHKHCHVKVDITCPTSTIQSIELTCIKNVQRPERRSISRLC from the exons atgtTTTTGGAATCCAATTGGACTTGGTTGGCCGAACGATGGGGCAATATGGCCGACTTGGCCGAGCGGGTGGACGATCTGATATGCAGTTTCGACTCAGCTGGTGATACGACCATGGATACCTTATCGATGCTGATATTTGGCTGGATGTTGTTCGGATTAGTGGTACTGTGTGTCGGCAAATACGTTTACAATCGATTCGTTTTAAACGAGCTCGGTTCTGGGGCAATAGTTACCGCCAAGGACGGCCATATCGTTCACGGTGATAGCGTCGGTGTCAGTGGTGGTGCTGGTGCTGGTGGTGCTGCTGGTGGTGGTGGTACTGCCGGTGGTGGAGGTGGTGGCGGCGGTAGTGGAGGCAAGTTACTTTCGCTTGGCAAGCAAAAAATCGTTTCATCGGGTTCGGTATCCTTGGGGGCCGGGGCAGGTGGTGGCGGCAGCGCCGGTTCCGGATCGCACGCAGCTGCCCCTCATCCTTCCGGTGGCGGTACCAGTTCGACTTCCGGTATCGGCTCGTCGCCGTCCTCTTACGTCCCACCGACGCCTCCTGTACGCAAACGTCTCACCAGAAAGTCGTCCGGTGTTCTCATCAGCCCCGCGAGAAGTAGCAAAAGTTTGAATTTGCCGACCGCCACTGGGGCCGACCCGGATGCCGTACGCTGGGTCAACGAGATCATCGTTTGGCTCTACTCAGATCCAGCGATTTTGGACCAACTCCTGGCTGCTTGGGTCGCGTCTCTCAATGATTTTACCAGCAACTCCGTCGACGAG CACGGAGTCGGAGTCGAGTTCGTTCGAGTTTTACCCGAAACACATCCGCCGAATCTCTCTAACATCTTTTGCGAGTGCGACTCCAAGGATGACGTG ACGATCACGTGCGATTGCGAAGCAACTCCAGCGTTACAGTTGAAAGCGTCTCGCCGGAAAGCTGATAAACTCGAAATCAGCCACTATCGCGTAAACGTAAATCGTTTCCGTGCGCGATTAAACGTCATCTGCATCACCGAGAAGCTTCTGCTAGACTTGAAATGCGACGGCTGGCCGGAC GTGAAAGTCTCGCTGGCCCAAGTAGGCACGATAAAGAAAGATCTGGACGAGAGCCAATTGCAGGAAGTCGTAACGGAAATCGTAATAGGCGCGTTAAGGGGGACCAATGTTCATCTGAATTTGTTCCAATATCCGAGCTGTCCACGGTTATGGAGGGAACCGGCGACCACGCAACACAGCTTTTCGATGCCTATGCATTACGACAACGtg ACGACGTCGAGCGATTCGCTTCAAGCCTCCAGACAACGACTTCAAACTCAAAGTCCAACACCGACACAAAATCAATATATTGCCAGTGACAGAAGGCTGCTCGTCAAGGTGGTGAAAGCAACGGAATTAGGCGGCGAGCAGGGTGCTTTAGAACCGTATTGCGTCGTTGAATTGGACGAACCACCGCAGAAAAATCAAACGTCCGTCAAGAAGGATGCTCGAAACCCATTGTGGGACGAAGCGTTTCTATT CGACGTCAATCGTAATACGTCGGAAGTACTGCTGGAGGTCTACGATCGCGTAAATAAATCCCAACGATTCTTAGGTTTGGGTATCGTCGGTATCGACGAGTTGCTCGCAAATCCGAGTCAGAGACAGATCATACCTCTTCAAAATCGACCGTACGAAGAGGAAGATATCACCGGCACTCTGACCGTAGAG TTTCTATTCATCGAGGGCGCGGAGGTGCCTCAAATTGGGAGCAAACCTTACAAGGTGAAGGAGACGATAAAGCCGGTGTCACCGACTCCTCGTACCTACACCCCGACAAATCTCATCAGCGACAATAGTCTAAATTACAACAATG ACTATCTGACCAATGGCAACGTGGTGGATTCGCCTTACAGAACTGGACAAAGCAACGGGAACAAAGGAACTCTGATCGTGCACAGCCAGCAAAGG CAGCCAGAGCGGCAGGTGGTTAAG GTCGCCCTGACGGAAAGTGGAAACTGGCAGGAAATCTCTCCGGAG CATGGACCGAAAGATACGAGCGTGACCTCGGGACCAGAAAGCACGCCGAATTCTTCCAATTCCGAAG AAAGGGGTAGAACGAGAAGAAAAAGGCGAGATTTCTTTGGAACGATAAAGAAACGATTGAGTCGATCGAAGACGAGAAGCAGATCGGTCGGACCGGAAGGCGATGCAAACCACGAGGATCAACACTCCAGGTCTATATCTGCGGACAGAGCGCGTGATCCTGGCTCGG TTCGTTTATCGATACCAGGGAGGGAAGAGCATTCGAGGAGATCGAGTTTGAGCGAAGCATCCGGTATAAGCGGAGCGTCGACCAGAACTTACGTTAACGAGGCTTCCACTTTAGTTCTCGAGACCCTCGAGAATGGTATTAAAAA GCATTACCTAGTACCATTGTCGCTCGCACAAAAGAGCAAATGGCGAAAGAAAGGCACGAAGCTTCACATATTCAACGATCACACTTTCATAGCGAAACATATGGCTGG TGGAACCGTATGCGAGGTGTGTAAGCGAACGCTTGCGCGAAGATTGGGCAAGCAGGGTTACGAATGTAGAGACTGTCAAATGAAGTGTCACAAGCATTGTCACGTTAAAGTGGATATCACGTGTCCCACATCTACCATTCAGAGCATCGAACT AACGTGCATAAAGAACGTGCAACGGCCCGAGCGCAGATCGATCAGTCGGCTCTGCTGA
- the LOC126873549 gene encoding uncharacterized protein LOC126873549 isoform X8, whose translation MFLESNWTWLAERWGNMADLAERVDDLICSFDSAGDTTMDTLSMLIFGWMLFGLVVLCVGKYVYNRFVLNELGSGAIVTAKDGHIVHGDSVGVSGGAGAGGAAGGGGTAGGGGGGGGSGGKLLSLGKQKIVSSGSVSLGAGAGGGGSAGSGSHAAAPHPSGGGTSSTSGIGSSPSSYVPPTPPVRKRLTRKSSGVLISPARSSKSLNLPTATGADPDAVRWVNEIIVWLYSDPAILDQLLAAWVASLNDFTSNSVDEHGVGVEFVRVLPETHPPNLSNIFCECDSKDDVTITCDCEATPALQLKASRRKADKLEISHYRVNVNRFRARLNVICITEKLLLDLKCDGWPDVKVSLAQVGTIKKDLDESQLQEVVTEIVIGALRGTNVHLNLFQYPSCPRLWREPATTQHSFSMPMHYDNVTTSSDSLQASRQRLQTQSPTPTQNQYIASDRRLLVKVVKATELGGEQGALEPYCVVELDEPPQKNQTSVKKDARNPLWDEAFLFDVNRNTSEVLLEVYDRVNKSQRFLGLGIVGIDELLANPSQRQIIPLQNRPYEEEDITGTLTVEFLFIEGAEVPQIGSKPYKVKETIKPVSPTPRTYTPTNLISDNSLNYNNDYLTNGNVVDSPYRTGQSNGNKGTLIVHSQQRHGPKDTSVTSGPESTPNSSNSEERGRTRRKRRDFFGTIKKRLSRSKTRSRSVGPEGDANHEDQHSRSISADRARDPGSVRLSIPGREEHSRRSSLSEASGISGASTRTYVNEASTLVLETLENGIKKHYLVPLSLAQKSKWRKKGTKLHIFNDHTFIAKHMAGGTVCEVCKRTLARRLGKQGYECRDCQMKCHKHCHVKVDITCPTSTIQSIELTCIKNVQRPERRSISRLC comes from the exons atgtTTTTGGAATCCAATTGGACTTGGTTGGCCGAACGATGGGGCAATATGGCCGACTTGGCCGAGCGGGTGGACGATCTGATATGCAGTTTCGACTCAGCTGGTGATACGACCATGGATACCTTATCGATGCTGATATTTGGCTGGATGTTGTTCGGATTAGTGGTACTGTGTGTCGGCAAATACGTTTACAATCGATTCGTTTTAAACGAGCTCGGTTCTGGGGCAATAGTTACCGCCAAGGACGGCCATATCGTTCACGGTGATAGCGTCGGTGTCAGTGGTGGTGCTGGTGCTGGTGGTGCTGCTGGTGGTGGTGGTACTGCCGGTGGTGGAGGTGGTGGCGGCGGTAGTGGAGGCAAGTTACTTTCGCTTGGCAAGCAAAAAATCGTTTCATCGGGTTCGGTATCCTTGGGGGCCGGGGCAGGTGGTGGCGGCAGCGCCGGTTCCGGATCGCACGCAGCTGCCCCTCATCCTTCCGGTGGCGGTACCAGTTCGACTTCCGGTATCGGCTCGTCGCCGTCCTCTTACGTCCCACCGACGCCTCCTGTACGCAAACGTCTCACCAGAAAGTCGTCCGGTGTTCTCATCAGCCCCGCGAGAAGTAGCAAAAGTTTGAATTTGCCGACCGCCACTGGGGCCGACCCGGATGCCGTACGCTGGGTCAACGAGATCATCGTTTGGCTCTACTCAGATCCAGCGATTTTGGACCAACTCCTGGCTGCTTGGGTCGCGTCTCTCAATGATTTTACCAGCAACTCCGTCGACGAG CACGGAGTCGGAGTCGAGTTCGTTCGAGTTTTACCCGAAACACATCCGCCGAATCTCTCTAACATCTTTTGCGAGTGCGACTCCAAGGATGACGTG ACGATCACGTGCGATTGCGAAGCAACTCCAGCGTTACAGTTGAAAGCGTCTCGCCGGAAAGCTGATAAACTCGAAATCAGCCACTATCGCGTAAACGTAAATCGTTTCCGTGCGCGATTAAACGTCATCTGCATCACCGAGAAGCTTCTGCTAGACTTGAAATGCGACGGCTGGCCGGAC GTGAAAGTCTCGCTGGCCCAAGTAGGCACGATAAAGAAAGATCTGGACGAGAGCCAATTGCAGGAAGTCGTAACGGAAATCGTAATAGGCGCGTTAAGGGGGACCAATGTTCATCTGAATTTGTTCCAATATCCGAGCTGTCCACGGTTATGGAGGGAACCGGCGACCACGCAACACAGCTTTTCGATGCCTATGCATTACGACAACGtg ACGACGTCGAGCGATTCGCTTCAAGCCTCCAGACAACGACTTCAAACTCAAAGTCCAACACCGACACAAAATCAATATATTGCCAGTGACAGAAGGCTGCTCGTCAAGGTGGTGAAAGCAACGGAATTAGGCGGCGAGCAGGGTGCTTTAGAACCGTATTGCGTCGTTGAATTGGACGAACCACCGCAGAAAAATCAAACGTCCGTCAAGAAGGATGCTCGAAACCCATTGTGGGACGAAGCGTTTCTATT CGACGTCAATCGTAATACGTCGGAAGTACTGCTGGAGGTCTACGATCGCGTAAATAAATCCCAACGATTCTTAGGTTTGGGTATCGTCGGTATCGACGAGTTGCTCGCAAATCCGAGTCAGAGACAGATCATACCTCTTCAAAATCGACCGTACGAAGAGGAAGATATCACCGGCACTCTGACCGTAGAG TTTCTATTCATCGAGGGCGCGGAGGTGCCTCAAATTGGGAGCAAACCTTACAAGGTGAAGGAGACGATAAAGCCGGTGTCACCGACTCCTCGTACCTACACCCCGACAAATCTCATCAGCGACAATAGTCTAAATTACAACAATG ACTATCTGACCAATGGCAACGTGGTGGATTCGCCTTACAGAACTGGACAAAGCAACGGGAACAAAGGAACTCTGATCGTGCACAGCCAGCAAAGG CATGGACCGAAAGATACGAGCGTGACCTCGGGACCAGAAAGCACGCCGAATTCTTCCAATTCCGAAG AAAGGGGTAGAACGAGAAGAAAAAGGCGAGATTTCTTTGGAACGATAAAGAAACGATTGAGTCGATCGAAGACGAGAAGCAGATCGGTCGGACCGGAAGGCGATGCAAACCACGAGGATCAACACTCCAGGTCTATATCTGCGGACAGAGCGCGTGATCCTGGCTCGG TTCGTTTATCGATACCAGGGAGGGAAGAGCATTCGAGGAGATCGAGTTTGAGCGAAGCATCCGGTATAAGCGGAGCGTCGACCAGAACTTACGTTAACGAGGCTTCCACTTTAGTTCTCGAGACCCTCGAGAATGGTATTAAAAA GCATTACCTAGTACCATTGTCGCTCGCACAAAAGAGCAAATGGCGAAAGAAAGGCACGAAGCTTCACATATTCAACGATCACACTTTCATAGCGAAACATATGGCTGG TGGAACCGTATGCGAGGTGTGTAAGCGAACGCTTGCGCGAAGATTGGGCAAGCAGGGTTACGAATGTAGAGACTGTCAAATGAAGTGTCACAAGCATTGTCACGTTAAAGTGGATATCACGTGTCCCACATCTACCATTCAGAGCATCGAACT AACGTGCATAAAGAACGTGCAACGGCCCGAGCGCAGATCGATCAGTCGGCTCTGCTGA
- the LOC126873549 gene encoding uncharacterized protein LOC126873549 isoform X1 — MFLESNWTWLAERWGNMADLAERVDDLICSFDSAGDTTMDTLSMLIFGWMLFGLVVLCVGKYVYNRFVLNELGSGAIVTAKDGHIVHGDSVGVSGGAGAGGAAGGGGTAGGGGGGGGSGGKLLSLGKQKIVSSGSVSLGAGAGGGGSAGSGSHAAAPHPSGGGTSSTSGIGSSPSSYVPPTPPVRKRLTRKSSGVLISPARSSKSLNLPTATGADPDAVRWVNEIIVWLYSDPAILDQLLAAWVASLNDFTSNSVDEHGVGVEFVRVLPETHPPNLSNIFCECDSKDDVTITCDCEATPALQLKASRRKADKLEISHYRVNVNRFRARLNVICITEKLLLDLKCDGWPDVKVSLAQVGTIKKDLDESQLQEVVTEIVIGALRGTNVHLNLFQYPSCPRLWREPATTQHSFSMPMHYDNVTTSSDSLQASRQRLQTQSPTPTQNQYIASDRRLLVKVVKATELGGEQGALEPYCVVELDEPPQKNQTSVKKDARNPLWDEAFLFDVNRNTSEVLLEVYDRVNKSQRFLGLGIVGIDELLANPSQRQIIPLQNRPYEEEDITGTLTVEFLFIEGAEVPQIGSKPYKVKETIKPVSPTPRTYTPTNLISDNSLNYNNGNSTLILYDSTVQSEGDYLTNGNVVDSPYRTGQSNGNKGTLIVHSQQRQPERQVVKVALTESGNWQEISPEHGPKDTSVTSGPESTPNSSNSEERGRTRRKRRDFFGTIKKRLSRSKTRSRSVGPEGDANHEDQHSRSISADRARDPGSVRLSIPGREEHSRRSSLSEASGISGASTRTYVNEASTLVLETLENGIKKHYLVPLSLAQKSKWRKKGTKLHIFNDHTFIAKHMAGGTVCEVCKRTLARRLGKQGYECRDCQMKCHKHCHVKVDITCPTSTIQSIELTCIKNVQRPERRSISRLC; from the exons atgtTTTTGGAATCCAATTGGACTTGGTTGGCCGAACGATGGGGCAATATGGCCGACTTGGCCGAGCGGGTGGACGATCTGATATGCAGTTTCGACTCAGCTGGTGATACGACCATGGATACCTTATCGATGCTGATATTTGGCTGGATGTTGTTCGGATTAGTGGTACTGTGTGTCGGCAAATACGTTTACAATCGATTCGTTTTAAACGAGCTCGGTTCTGGGGCAATAGTTACCGCCAAGGACGGCCATATCGTTCACGGTGATAGCGTCGGTGTCAGTGGTGGTGCTGGTGCTGGTGGTGCTGCTGGTGGTGGTGGTACTGCCGGTGGTGGAGGTGGTGGCGGCGGTAGTGGAGGCAAGTTACTTTCGCTTGGCAAGCAAAAAATCGTTTCATCGGGTTCGGTATCCTTGGGGGCCGGGGCAGGTGGTGGCGGCAGCGCCGGTTCCGGATCGCACGCAGCTGCCCCTCATCCTTCCGGTGGCGGTACCAGTTCGACTTCCGGTATCGGCTCGTCGCCGTCCTCTTACGTCCCACCGACGCCTCCTGTACGCAAACGTCTCACCAGAAAGTCGTCCGGTGTTCTCATCAGCCCCGCGAGAAGTAGCAAAAGTTTGAATTTGCCGACCGCCACTGGGGCCGACCCGGATGCCGTACGCTGGGTCAACGAGATCATCGTTTGGCTCTACTCAGATCCAGCGATTTTGGACCAACTCCTGGCTGCTTGGGTCGCGTCTCTCAATGATTTTACCAGCAACTCCGTCGACGAG CACGGAGTCGGAGTCGAGTTCGTTCGAGTTTTACCCGAAACACATCCGCCGAATCTCTCTAACATCTTTTGCGAGTGCGACTCCAAGGATGACGTG ACGATCACGTGCGATTGCGAAGCAACTCCAGCGTTACAGTTGAAAGCGTCTCGCCGGAAAGCTGATAAACTCGAAATCAGCCACTATCGCGTAAACGTAAATCGTTTCCGTGCGCGATTAAACGTCATCTGCATCACCGAGAAGCTTCTGCTAGACTTGAAATGCGACGGCTGGCCGGAC GTGAAAGTCTCGCTGGCCCAAGTAGGCACGATAAAGAAAGATCTGGACGAGAGCCAATTGCAGGAAGTCGTAACGGAAATCGTAATAGGCGCGTTAAGGGGGACCAATGTTCATCTGAATTTGTTCCAATATCCGAGCTGTCCACGGTTATGGAGGGAACCGGCGACCACGCAACACAGCTTTTCGATGCCTATGCATTACGACAACGtg ACGACGTCGAGCGATTCGCTTCAAGCCTCCAGACAACGACTTCAAACTCAAAGTCCAACACCGACACAAAATCAATATATTGCCAGTGACAGAAGGCTGCTCGTCAAGGTGGTGAAAGCAACGGAATTAGGCGGCGAGCAGGGTGCTTTAGAACCGTATTGCGTCGTTGAATTGGACGAACCACCGCAGAAAAATCAAACGTCCGTCAAGAAGGATGCTCGAAACCCATTGTGGGACGAAGCGTTTCTATT CGACGTCAATCGTAATACGTCGGAAGTACTGCTGGAGGTCTACGATCGCGTAAATAAATCCCAACGATTCTTAGGTTTGGGTATCGTCGGTATCGACGAGTTGCTCGCAAATCCGAGTCAGAGACAGATCATACCTCTTCAAAATCGACCGTACGAAGAGGAAGATATCACCGGCACTCTGACCGTAGAG TTTCTATTCATCGAGGGCGCGGAGGTGCCTCAAATTGGGAGCAAACCTTACAAGGTGAAGGAGACGATAAAGCCGGTGTCACCGACTCCTCGTACCTACACCCCGACAAATCTCATCAGCGACAATAGTCTAAATTACAACAATGGTAACAGCACACTTATCTTGTACGACTCTACCGTTCAATCCGAAGGGG ACTATCTGACCAATGGCAACGTGGTGGATTCGCCTTACAGAACTGGACAAAGCAACGGGAACAAAGGAACTCTGATCGTGCACAGCCAGCAAAGG CAGCCAGAGCGGCAGGTGGTTAAG GTCGCCCTGACGGAAAGTGGAAACTGGCAGGAAATCTCTCCGGAG CATGGACCGAAAGATACGAGCGTGACCTCGGGACCAGAAAGCACGCCGAATTCTTCCAATTCCGAAG AAAGGGGTAGAACGAGAAGAAAAAGGCGAGATTTCTTTGGAACGATAAAGAAACGATTGAGTCGATCGAAGACGAGAAGCAGATCGGTCGGACCGGAAGGCGATGCAAACCACGAGGATCAACACTCCAGGTCTATATCTGCGGACAGAGCGCGTGATCCTGGCTCGG TTCGTTTATCGATACCAGGGAGGGAAGAGCATTCGAGGAGATCGAGTTTGAGCGAAGCATCCGGTATAAGCGGAGCGTCGACCAGAACTTACGTTAACGAGGCTTCCACTTTAGTTCTCGAGACCCTCGAGAATGGTATTAAAAA GCATTACCTAGTACCATTGTCGCTCGCACAAAAGAGCAAATGGCGAAAGAAAGGCACGAAGCTTCACATATTCAACGATCACACTTTCATAGCGAAACATATGGCTGG TGGAACCGTATGCGAGGTGTGTAAGCGAACGCTTGCGCGAAGATTGGGCAAGCAGGGTTACGAATGTAGAGACTGTCAAATGAAGTGTCACAAGCATTGTCACGTTAAAGTGGATATCACGTGTCCCACATCTACCATTCAGAGCATCGAACT AACGTGCATAAAGAACGTGCAACGGCCCGAGCGCAGATCGATCAGTCGGCTCTGCTGA